A window of the Hydrogenispora ethanolica genome harbors these coding sequences:
- the dinB gene encoding DNA polymerase IV: MERKILHIDMDAFFAAVEQRDNPALRGQPVIVGGDPNARGVVSTCSYEARKFGVHSAMPLREAYRRCPKGIFLPVRGARYAQASRQIMTILSDFTPVIEPLSLDEAFLDLTGSERIFGPVEEIGRRIVARIGTEVGLPASVGIAPNKFLAKLASDLRKPQGFVVISAENLREILADLPVSKLWGVGPKTEEQLLAMGIRTIGALQRFDPLKLVERFGELGSHLYQLAHGHDERPVLTEEETKSVGHEVTFQNDTDDRGFLAGVLLWLSDQVARRLRRHGLKGRTITVKIRDLDFKTFSKRLTLPTATDFEETIYREGFKLAQQLNWGSRQVRLIGISVSGFNESGSRQLNLFETEEKQEAPAELDRLHQAIDSLRDRYGEAIVTKGTILQIQEKVRGRRDLDDHQ; this comes from the coding sequence ATGGAGCGGAAGATTCTTCATATCGATATGGATGCCTTTTTTGCCGCAGTCGAGCAACGCGACAACCCCGCTTTACGGGGGCAACCGGTGATTGTCGGGGGTGATCCCAATGCTCGGGGGGTGGTCTCGACCTGTTCATACGAGGCCCGCAAGTTCGGGGTCCATTCGGCAATGCCGCTCCGGGAAGCATATCGCCGTTGCCCGAAGGGCATTTTCCTTCCGGTACGGGGGGCTCGCTATGCCCAGGCTTCGCGCCAGATCATGACGATCCTCTCTGATTTTACACCGGTCATCGAACCGCTTTCGCTGGATGAGGCTTTCCTCGATTTAACGGGTTCGGAACGGATCTTTGGACCGGTCGAGGAGATCGGGCGCCGGATCGTAGCGCGGATCGGTACCGAGGTCGGATTACCGGCTTCGGTGGGCATCGCACCGAATAAGTTTTTGGCCAAATTGGCCTCGGATCTCCGAAAACCTCAAGGGTTTGTAGTGATTAGCGCCGAAAACCTGCGCGAGATTTTGGCGGATTTGCCGGTGAGCAAGTTGTGGGGAGTCGGGCCTAAAACAGAGGAACAGTTGCTGGCGATGGGTATCCGGACCATCGGCGCGTTGCAGCGGTTCGATCCTTTAAAGCTGGTGGAACGGTTCGGGGAGCTGGGGAGCCATTTGTATCAATTGGCCCACGGCCATGACGAGCGGCCGGTGCTGACGGAGGAAGAGACAAAGAGCGTCGGACACGAGGTTACGTTCCAGAATGATACGGACGATCGAGGCTTTTTGGCCGGAGTCCTGCTCTGGCTCAGTGATCAGGTGGCCCGCAGATTGCGGCGGCACGGCCTAAAAGGGCGAACCATTACAGTGAAGATTCGCGACCTGGACTTTAAAACCTTTTCGAAACGGCTCACGCTGCCGACGGCGACCGATTTTGAGGAAACGATCTACCGGGAGGGCTTCAAGCTCGCTCAACAATTAAATTGGGGCTCGCGTCAGGTGCGCTTGATCGGAATTAGCGTCAGCGGATTCAATGAATCCGGTTCCAGGCAGTTAAATTTGTTTGAGACGGAGGAGAAGCAGGAGGCCCCTGCGGAGCTCGACCGTTTGCATCAGGCGATCGATAGCTTGCGGGACCGCTATGGCGAAGCCATCGTTACGAAGGGTACCATCCTGCAGATCCAGGAGAAAGTCCGCGGCCGGCGGGACTTGGATGATCATCAATGA